From the genome of Pseudomonas sihuiensis:
CTCGGTCGAACTGCGCATCCCACTACTGGGCGAACAGGCACGCTACCCCGGCGTAGTGGCCTGGTGTCGGCGCCAGGACACCGATTATCTGGTAGGCATCGCTTTTCTCGATGAAGACACCCTGTTCCGCGCGCGCATGGTCGAGCAGGTTTGCCAGATTCAGCATTACCGACAACAGTTGGAGCAGGCATCAGGCCACCCCATGGCCATCGAGCAGTGCGCTCAGGACTGGATTGCCAAGCATGCCGCAGAGTTTCCCTATCTCGCCTGAATACGCTGCAACCACCCAACAACGAGGGTAATAAGCCACCTCATACTGCCACTCTATGAGGCTTATTGAACTTAACGCCCATTGTCGCGCAGCCCCGTACGCGCTAAGGTTCGGCTCCCCCTGCGCCAACTAGCTGTGCACCGCCACAGGGGATCGCTGGCGGCCGGCACCCGTGACCTGACGACCTGACCCGATGAATAGCACGATGGCTGATTTACCGATCGACGACCTCAACGTCGCTTCCAACGAAACCCTGATCACCCCCGATCAGCTCAAACGCGAAATCCCCCTGACCGATGCCGCACTGAAGACCGTGGCCCATGGCCGTCAGGTGGTACGCGACATCCTCGACGGCAAGGATCATCGCCTGTTCGTGGTCGTCGGCCCTTGCTCCATCCACGATATCAAGGCCGCTCACGAGTATGCCGAGCGCCTCAAGGTACTGGCTGCCGAGCTGTCCGATAGCCTGTTCCTGGTCATGCGCGTGTACTTCGAGAAGCCACGCACCACGGTCGGTTGGAAAGGTCTGATCAACGATCCGTACCTGGACGACTCGTTCAAGATCCAGGACGGTCTGCACATCGGCCGCAAGCTGCTGCGCGACCTGGCGGAAATGGGCCTGCCCACCGCCACCGAGGCGCTCGACCCGATTTCCCCGCAGTACCTGCAGGACCTGATCAGCTGGTCGGCCATCGGCGCGCGCACCACCGAATCCCAGACCCACCGCGAAATGGCCTCGGGCCTGTCCTCGGCCGTTGGCTTCAAGAACGGTACCGACGGCGGTCTGACCGTGGCCATCAACGCCCTGCAATCGGTTTCCAGCCCGCACCGCTTCCTCGGCATCAACCAGGAAGGTGGCGTATCCATCGTCACCACCAAGGGCAATGCCTATGGCCACGTGGTACTGCGCGGTGGCAACGGCAAGCCGAACTACGACTCGGTCAGCGTTGCCATTTGTGAGCAGGAACTGACAAAAGCCGGCATTCGCCCGAACATCATGGTCGACTGCAGCCACGCCAACTCCAACAAGGACCCGGCTCTGCAGCCGCTGGTGCTGGAGAACGTGGCCAACCAGATTCTCGAAGGCAACAACTCCATCGTTGGCCTGATGGTCGAGAGCCACCTGGGCTGGGGCAGCCAGTCGATTCCGAAGGATCTGTGCGACCTCAAGTACGGCGTATCCATCACCGATGCCTGCATCGACTGGGATACCACCGAGAAGAGCCTGCGCGGCATGCACGCCAAGCTCAAGGACGTACTGCCCAAGCGCCCTCGCGGCTAAGGGCGCAGCACAATGAAAACGCCGGGCATTGCCCGGCGTTTTTGTATCCGCATTCAACGTAGGGTGGGCTTCAGCCCACCACCCCGAACCGACTCCTACTGGTGACGCGAACGTCGCTCCATGTAGCGCTCGACATAGGAGCACGACGGAATCACCGTGTAGCCCTTGCCTTCGGCATATTGCAGGGCATGCTCGGTCAGCGCGGCGGCGATGCCACGGCCACGCAGGCCGTTGGGTACGAAGGTGCGATAGATATCCAGCGTCTGCTTGCCCAGATCCATATAGGCCAGATAGGCACGATCACCGTCGACGGTGGTCACGAACTGGTGACTCGCCTGGTCATGGTGGATGGACAACCCGTCGCTCATCTTCACTCCTCTAGCCGCAAACCGTTAGCGGCGCATCTATTTTTACTTCATACCGGTGCTTTGGCAAAAGCGCAAATTCCGCTGCCACTTCCGACCATGCCATTGGCCAAGCTTATCAGCCGCCGAACCGCCCAGCCACGAGCAATCAGAAGCTCAAGACGGCAATGCAGAGCAGAGCCGCAATCACCGGGATAACTACCGTGATGACGAAGATATCCTTGTATGCCTGCTTGTGAGTCAGCCCCATGATCATCAGCATCGCGATCACCGCCCCGCAATGCGGCAGCGAATCGAGCCCGCCAGCGGTGATGTTGGCGATACGGTGCAGCACCTCGGGCTCCACACCCATCTCGAGATAACGTGGCGCCAGGGTCTGCATGAAAATCTGCAGGCCACCAGACGAGGAACCGACTATCCCCGAGACCACGCTGACCGAGGCGAACACCGACAACAGCGGCGGCAGATCCACCCCCAGTATCCATTGGGCGAATTGGGCGAAACCTGCGGTCTGAGTGACCACCCCGCCAAAGCCGATCACCGCAGCGGTATTGAGCAGCGGCATGATCGCATCGTCAGCCCCCTGCCCCAGCAAGCCGACAGTATTGCGGCGCAACGCCGGAAACATCAGCACAGCCACCCCGGTAGCGATCACCAGGGCCAGACTGGGCCAGAGAATCGGCTGCGCCTGACTGAAGGCCAACAGTCCACCCAGTGCCCCCTCGCCTGGCACAGCTGCACCAGACAGAGCGAGCAGACGCGGCAGGAGAATGATCCCCAACACCACGATGATCGGCACCAACGCCATACCCCAATGTGGACCGCTACCCGGCACACCGGCCAGCTGCTGCATACGCTCGTCCTGCGCGTTCGGCTCGAATCCCTCGCCGCTTTCGCGCGCCAGGCGCCATTCGCGCTGCAGATAGGCCATACCCAGACCGATCATCACCAGCGAGGCGAACAGACCAATCCAAGCACCGGCGAACAGGTCCGTACCCAGCGCACTGGCTGCGATCACGTTATGAATCGACGGTGAGCCTGGCAAGGCCGTCATGGTGAAGGTTCCCGCCCCCAGTGCAGTGGCGGCGCAGAACAATCGCTTGGGCAGATTAGCCTCGCGCATCAGGGTGATGCCCAGCGGATACATGGTGAAGATCACCACGAAAACCACCACTCCACCATAGGTGAGAACCGCACACACCAGCATCGCCACCCAGAGCGTGCGCTGCGTGCCCAGGCCGCGGGTAATGGCCTGCGCAATACTGCTGGCTGCCTGGCTGGCCGCCATGACCTTGCCGAAGATCGCACCACAGAGAAACAACACGAAGAACTTGCCAGCAAAGGTGAATGCGCCCAAGGGGCCGAATGGAAAGTGCTCGAGCAGCGCACCTGATACGGCGACGCCATTGGTGAGAGCCACCAGAATCGAACACAGCAATGCGGCGATGAATATGTTCACCCCGCGCAACGCCATGAAGATTAGTAGCGACAAGCCCAGCAAAAGCCCCAAATTCCCAAGCATCTGCATCTCCCTCTTTTATTGTTTTAGTTTGAAAACCGGGACAGTTATAACAGCTCGTACAACCGCTGCACTGTATCGAATGCGTAACTGTCTATTTTTTAGCCAGCCCAAGCAGGTTCTAGCCTTCAGCGTCCCGCCCAAAGAAAAAAAACTGCAACTCTTGCCCTGGCTCCGTTTACTTACTAAAAGTAATAGGTAGTATGTACGCCGGCTAATTTCCCGCAGTTGGGGAATTGCTCTTTATGGAAAACTCCACCTCAAGGGGAACACGATGAACAACGTTCTGAAATTCTCTGCTCTGGCTCTGGCCGCAGTTCTGGCTACCGGTTGCAGCAGCATGTCCAAAGAAACCGAAGCTCGTCTGACTGCTACCGAAGACGCAGCTGCTCGCGCTCAAGCCCGTGCTGACGAAGCCTACCGCAAGGCCGATGAAGCTCTGGCCGCTGCTCAGAAAGCTCAGCAGACTGCTGACGAAGCTAACGAGCGCGCTCTGCGCATGCTGGAAAAAGCCAGCCGCAAGTAATTGCGACTCGTTTTTTCGAAAGCCGCCCCAGGCAACTGGTGCGGCTTTTTTATTACCTGCTCATGACCTGGCCCTTTCCGAACAGCTCGATTGCCGGGCAATAAAAAACCCGCGTACACGAATGCAGGCGGGCTTTTTGCAACTTTGCCGAATCAGAACGGGTTGTCGTTGCTCGCCACCACGTTATCGGTCTGCGCCGCGATAGGTACCGGCATACCGTCCTCGGCAGCAACCACCTCGCGGACCATCTCCCAGTCAAGGCGCAGGCCGCTGAGTTCATCACGCTTGAGCAACGCATTGATCACCGCAGTGTGCTTGTCGACAACAGATGGGTCACCCTCGTCATCCAGTGGCGCATGCGCTTCCAGATAGATCTTGCCGCTGCTTACACCAAACTTGTAGGGCTCGTTGATGATGCGTACCGGCGTGCCGACCGGCACCATGCCCGCCAGCTCCAGCACGTTGTGGTTGAGCATGCGGAAGCAGCCATGGCTGACGCGCATGCCGATGCCGAACTTCTTGTTCGAGCCATGGATCAGGTAGCCAGGAAACGACAGCGTCATCTTGTAGGGCCCCAGCGGATTGTCCGGGCCAGGCGGCACCACGGTGGGCAGAATGTCGCCCTCGGCCGCATGCTCTTCGCGAATCGACTTCGGCGGATACCAGGCCGGGTTCGGCGTTTTCACGGTCACGCGGCCTGTGCCCAGCGGCGAACCCCAGCCCTCAC
Proteins encoded in this window:
- a CDS encoding GNAT family N-acetyltransferase; translation: MSDGLSIHHDQASHQFVTTVDGDRAYLAYMDLGKQTLDIYRTFVPNGLRGRGIAAALTEHALQYAEGKGYTVIPSCSYVERYMERRSRHQ
- a CDS encoding PilZ domain-containing protein — encoded protein: MRKFLRHPSDMPVELVLRKQACIPRQRLNNISLGGVACNSTRGFRRGTSVELRIPLLGEQARYPGVVAWCRRQDTDYLVGIAFLDEDTLFRARMVEQVCQIQHYRQQLEQASGHPMAIEQCAQDWIAKHAAEFPYLA
- a CDS encoding 3-deoxy-7-phosphoheptulonate synthase yields the protein MADLPIDDLNVASNETLITPDQLKREIPLTDAALKTVAHGRQVVRDILDGKDHRLFVVVGPCSIHDIKAAHEYAERLKVLAAELSDSLFLVMRVYFEKPRTTVGWKGLINDPYLDDSFKIQDGLHIGRKLLRDLAEMGLPTATEALDPISPQYLQDLISWSAIGARTTESQTHREMASGLSSAVGFKNGTDGGLTVAINALQSVSSPHRFLGINQEGGVSIVTTKGNAYGHVVLRGGNGKPNYDSVSVAICEQELTKAGIRPNIMVDCSHANSNKDPALQPLVLENVANQILEGNNSIVGLMVESHLGWGSQSIPKDLCDLKYGVSITDACIDWDTTEKSLRGMHAKLKDVLPKRPRG
- the oprI gene encoding outer membrane lipoprotei OprI codes for the protein MNNVLKFSALALAAVLATGCSSMSKETEARLTATEDAAARAQARADEAYRKADEALAAAQKAQQTADEANERALRMLEKASRK
- a CDS encoding L,D-transpeptidase family protein, with product MLSRFSAVNRCLTLVALCSSAAVQALELPLPPPGEDVVGQVQVIKAKYEDTFADLGTANDLGYLEMVAANPGVDPWLPGEGTEIILPTRYVLPPGPREGIVINLAEYRMYYFPKGQNVVHTFPLGIGREGWGSPLGTGRVTVKTPNPAWYPPKSIREEHAAEGDILPTVVPPGPDNPLGPYKMTLSFPGYLIHGSNKKFGIGMRVSHGCFRMLNHNVLELAGMVPVGTPVRIINEPYKFGVSSGKIYLEAHAPLDDEGDPSVVDKHTAVINALLKRDELSGLRLDWEMVREVVAAEDGMPVPIAAQTDNVVASNDNPF
- a CDS encoding GntP family permease, whose product is MLGNLGLLLGLSLLIFMALRGVNIFIAALLCSILVALTNGVAVSGALLEHFPFGPLGAFTFAGKFFVLFLCGAIFGKVMAASQAASSIAQAITRGLGTQRTLWVAMLVCAVLTYGGVVVFVVIFTMYPLGITLMREANLPKRLFCAATALGAGTFTMTALPGSPSIHNVIAASALGTDLFAGAWIGLFASLVMIGLGMAYLQREWRLARESGEGFEPNAQDERMQQLAGVPGSGPHWGMALVPIIVVLGIILLPRLLALSGAAVPGEGALGGLLAFSQAQPILWPSLALVIATGVAVLMFPALRRNTVGLLGQGADDAIMPLLNTAAVIGFGGVVTQTAGFAQFAQWILGVDLPPLLSVFASVSVVSGIVGSSSGGLQIFMQTLAPRYLEMGVEPEVLHRIANITAGGLDSLPHCGAVIAMLMIMGLTHKQAYKDIFVITVVIPVIAALLCIAVLSF